TAAGATAATTTTGTTCATCATATTCATCGTGcagataaataacatattaattttgcattattttcaaatgaataGTGTTAAGTGTTAAGTGACAATATAAAATGTCTTGATATACTAGAATACTAAATCAATCCGTCttcctaaaatatattagttagataaaataataaggaaTATTCTTCACATAATTATTTACCGATGCACAATTTTCCGGTTatcattatagtaatatataggtagtatatcaAAACTGTTTAATTAGCAGTATACCCACTGAAtgcagaaaaaaaaagtttattatgcgtaatatttagtatttgcAGTATTACGCAAGTAAACACGTTTACTTtaagtttgaaatatttcacaaatgtTTCAAGACGCTATACATCTCGCGAAATGTTTGAACGCTAAAACTAACATACTTTATATAAATGAAGACAGTCTCTTGACTGCAGCATTCATGACTGCGTCCGTATACAAATGAACGCGTTCACAAAAGATAGTTCTTTTCCGAACGCCTTCATTCCACCCAGCGCTTTTATTAAGTTATTCACCTCACTCACACCGCCACGTGATACAAGAGATGAGTTCCACCAGCGCACCGTCGTTTGTACGCGGATAGAGCCTATTCCACCCCTCACCCACCCCTTACAGCCAGTGTCTCACAAAACTTTATGCATTCCCGAATACACACGAAAAGGTGTTTATTACGTAAGCATAACACGCGTCGCCTGAAACCGACAGCGGCGTTTCTAAGCCTTGCCACAACCCTATATTCGCGTTGAATtcgcaataataatagttaaaattatttcaatcgctcatttgtaataatataccgcAGTAAGTtttcgaacatttttttttttattcatcaactttgagttttgtttttttatttccgaattctatattatgtaataagacATTTGGGAAACGATTATTCTCTAATAGTTTAATCAAgttggataatattatgatctcaTAAATATTCATTTCAGGACTACCTATACTCTATGtgaatattctaatatatataggtatatgtataataatatgtatattttgtaataactcataaacaatttataagttaaaactaatatggttcttactattataatacattttaagaaaatgtgTGTATTACCCAGAAATGTATCATACTTGTACATTGTTACAAAGTGAAAAGCATGATTGTGTGACAAATAAGAGTCAACTACTTACTTAactttaatgatataaattaagGATGATAAAAACCTTGAACACGTTGAACAGATTTGTAACAAATATCAATACTAGGGTCTACAGTTGTCATCTGTATATTCAACATTAGCGTGGAGTAGAAGGCgtgttgtatttttaacatattatccCCTGTGACCAATGGCCATaaccaaaatattaatgtttttagtaaatgattattttttttttattaagacgTAGGTATTATTCATAATGTAGGTATgcttttttaactaattatttataatttgtttgcaaATAACTAATGTAGACGTTTAGTTAAACTTGTAATGTAAATATGTCGTTTACAATTACTAATTAaagtcaaataattaaaaaataaagagttAATAACATTTGCACTGTATTAGTATTTTCATCCGTCATTTGACACCAAAtaaaactcaatatttttaaagattttaatcgTGCACGTTTCACAGTTGTCACTATCAATCAAAACTGAATCATATGCCCAACAATATTTTTCTTCCTACATAAAACCatgttatgtaattatgttGTCTCAAATACTCAAGTCCAATTTACGTCTCACACCATTCTCTTCActcagatttaaaaattaaaactatagaaGCAATGGCCAAATCCTATACATTTTCGCTTACATCTATTAAATCATCCAAATCCAATAACATCCGCTTTTTAATCCATCACTATATCCCCTGCAGGTAGTCCTCTTCGTAGACTTAAGAGAAAATGGTGCAGAaacttaaattttcattttcataaaataaaagttcatacctaatgaaattaaaaaaataaaaatcatatattggCTATCAAATTATAGTGTCATCATTGAGGTTTCCGGTCTTAAAAAATAGGTGCTCAGGTCCTTATCATTGTAAATtgtcatatatttataagtcaTGATAGGGTTTTCGGTCGCCAAAGTCTTTTTCAGCCAGTACCTGTAGTTATTCACTTACGTTTTTTATGCATCAAGAAGTGTACAGTGGCTCCAGGCATCGTGTAATCGTATCCGTACCGGTCCGGTTCGTTGAAAACGTTCGTCTGGTAGGCCTCGGCTCCCTGCTGATGTCCACCGTAACCGGCCGACTGCCACCGTGATTGTCCACCGAACGCCGAAGCTTGCCCAAAATTGCCGCCGCCGAATCCTGCCCCACCGCCATATCCGCGTTGTTGGCCCACATTGCCGCCAAACCCTGGCTGCTGGTGGTGGTGCGCCATCGCACCAGCCCCGGGGTTCGACCACTGCATGTTGTTACCGTTGTACGGATACGCCAGGACGTGACCGCATGCTACCATCATGCACAGCAATGCCTACAACGTGAAGGCATATCATACTGAGAGATTGGCAGGATAAGTGAAATGTCACGcaatgtgtattgtgtaatgGTAGTTAGGTATGGATATTAGATGGATACAAGGCAGGTATATtcatataggttaggtt
Above is a window of Metopolophium dirhodum isolate CAU chromosome 3, ASM1992520v1, whole genome shotgun sequence DNA encoding:
- the LOC132941078 gene encoding keratin, type II cytoskeletal 2 epidermal-like; protein product: MITAVHCSALLCMMVACGHVLAYPYNGNNMQWSNPGAGAMAHHHQQPGFGGNVGQQRGYGGGAGFGGGNFGQASAFGGQSRWQSAGYGGHQQGAEAYQTNVFNEPDRYGYDYTMPGATVHFLMHKKQGNRESGSNHHNHGVDSTGWDKRY